The following proteins are encoded in a genomic region of Brachypodium distachyon strain Bd21 chromosome 1, Brachypodium_distachyon_v3.0, whole genome shotgun sequence:
- the LOC100826321 gene encoding protein TSS isoform X2 encodes MAPKSKRGKAKGEKKKKDEKVLPVAIDITVNLPDQSDVVLKGISTDRIIDVRRLLCVNTATCAITNYSLSHEIREGPLKDGADIATLKPYTLTLVEGEYDEDSAVAHVRRLLDIVACTASFGPPPPPPPPPSPKEVDVAKEPSNSSSKAAAGRRTGSPPPLPRESATKDAEAAAVAAKEAAVSAELEAEMSGACPRLGAFYEFFSLANLTPPLHFIKRVTQTRQEEQPSDDHLFFLEAKLCNGKFVIVEARRKGFFSFGKQRVLCHNLVDLLRHLSRAFDNAYEDLMKAFLERNKFGNFPYGYRANTWLVPPIAAQSPSTFPPLPAEDGTWGGSGGGWGRDGKSDMLPWADEFLYLTSMPCNTAEEREIRDRRAFLLHSLFVDVAIFRAIAAIRHAMESTDVSTSTKIDEVLYSETVGNFSITVTRDSSDASCKLDTKIDGSRATGMRSKHLAERNLLKGITADENTAAHDVDSLGVVNLRYCGYVAIAKVNNIEKTNANSSIKPVDITDQPEGGAHALNINSLRVLLNEANSTGEKKISTQSHRQEELTAARNFAENLLKESLQKLEEEETDKQSFMRWELGACWVQHLQDQKNADKDKKQSGEKEKKKLVDKTVKETKIEGLGKPLKALKNSKNVVDATDKGSSSWDKSVSDGTSSAESQKVKPSSVELPQGDCVSSETESLLKDVLSDSAFTRLKDSETGLHMKSPPELIEMALKYYDEVALPKLVADFGSLELSPVDGRTLTDFMHTRGLQMRSLGRVVKLSEKLSHVQSLCVHEMIVRAFKHIVRSVIAAISDIRQLALTIAATLNLLLGVPECELSGSSPAMHPLVWRWLVAFLKKRYQFELTEQHYDDLRKYAVLRGLCHKVGIELAPRDFAMDSAFPFYKQDIISLVPVHKQVACSSADGRQLLESSKTALDKGKLEDAVNYGTKALAKLIMVCGPYHRMTAGAYSLLAVVLYHTGDFNQATIYQQKALDINERELGLDHPDTMKSYGDLAVFYYRLQHTELALKYVKRALYLLHLTCGPSHPNTAATYINVAMMEEGLGNVHVALRYLHKALKCNQRLLGPDHIQTAASYHAIAIALSLMEAYSLSVQHEQTTLQILRAKLGPDDLRTQDAAAWLEYFESKVIEQQEAARNGTRKPDASIASKGHLSVSDLLDYINPNQENKGRDSESGKRRYSSIKVLSHSSENSNVASPDVSPRDSTIAIMDEEKHMKDALLDDGANVMDIPETEVKESPISIEVSPPSEQLVERGKVNMNSPEEVFEDKIVEQDDGWQPVQRPKSAGVSGKQIKYYRPAIRKVYDPENHTPTDAFQYKARNSYSNNRYYFLKKRTVVPAAYTDPQQHMKVQTSSARFGRKIYKAVTYRIKPGTASTEAQDTSRSTEHISGKDEFKIAYSQVQKDSVDQKACEPHGTLVTSTGNPPSYKDVALARPGTIAKTQIQKPRDDVLQPSLGQIIAQEMKDSLVDAVQVEQRSVSAKTSKSKEETNIPEEMQHSEQRKESQMEHEIDNTCKDTLPDKLISNMEKTSSTDPADSETEMAVLSNKGQEPTSCGNGGAATEVPDFTVPNSVKSDIEFLEEALPTSIEPITVSAPTTSMQEGHGDVGSEKSKPDLVLSNIDLREVSNKKLSAAAPPFNPSPPAILSPLAVSVGLPPPGAMPGVGPWPMNVSMHPGHSNMVPNGPPLCTSPHHLYPPAPRSPNLLHPVPFLYPPYSQPQMVPSSTFPMNTTIFRPNHYGWQPYMSPAASEFVPGTAWSSSHPVTYTPSTHVADTISQSLADTHVLSDAAVVSIGPSLDSKMVPVKEETEVPVVLGTGNLMGNKNLGEEQLKGAVKTELNSDMPGDTPDIGGANRTINMKNEDEGSLRIYVKGKSRRKQTLRIPISLLNKTYSSRSFKLDYNRVVRENDTFRPSSISFAEVVSSGN; translated from the exons ATGGCGCCCAAGAGCAAGCGTGGGAAGGCCAAgggtgagaagaagaaaaaagacgAGAAAG TTCTCCCTGTGGCCATTGACATCACCGTGAACCTCCCGGACCAGTCTGATGTCGTTCTCAAG GGGATTTCCACGGACAGGATCATCGATGTGAGGAGGCTGCTTTGCGTCAACACTGCCACGTGTGCGATCACTAACTATTCCCTCTCGCATGAG ATTCGTGAAGGTCCCTTGAAGGATGGTGCTGATATTGCCACATTGAAGCCTTATACCCTCACCCTGGTAGAAG GGGAATACGATGAGGATAGCGCGGTGGCGCACGTGCGGCGGCTGCTGGATATTGTTGCATGCACTGCCTCGTTcggccctcctcctccgccgccgcccccgccatcCCCAAAGGAAGTCGATGTCGCCAAAGAGCCCTCCAATTCCAGctccaaggccgccgccgggcgccgcacgggctcgccgccgcctctgcccaGGGAGTCAGCCACGAAGGACGCCGAGGCGGCAGCAGTGGCAGCTAAGGAGGCCGCCGTCTCGGCGGAACTGGAGGCGGAGATGAGCGgtgcgtgcccccgcctcggggcCTTCTACGAGTTCTTCTCCCTCGCCAACCTCACACCGCCTCTCCACT TTATAAAGCGAGTGACACAAACTCGACAGGAGGAGCAACCGTCTGATGATCATCTGTTTTTCCTTGAG GCTAAGCTTTGTAATGGGAAATTTGTCATTGTTGAAGCTCGGAGAAAGGGGTTCTTCAGTTTTGGGAAACAGCGTGTTTTGTGTCACAATCTTGTCGATCTATTGAGGCATCTCAGCAGAGCATTCGATAAT GCATATGAGGATCTTATGAAGGCATTTTTGGAACGAAACAAG TTTGGAAATTTTCCTTATGGATATCGTGCAAATACATGGCTTGTTCCTCCGATTGCTGCCCAATCACCATCAACATTTCCTCCCCTTCCTGCTGAGGATGGAACTTGGGGAGGCAGTGGAGGTGGTTGGGGTAGGGATGGCAAAAGTGACATGTTGCCATGGGCAGATGAGTTCCTGTACCTCACCTCCATGCCTTGCAATACTGCTGAGGAGAGGGAAATTCGTGACAGGAGAGCGTTCTTACTTCACAGCCTATTCGTAGATGTTGCCATCTTTAGAGCTATTGCAGCCATACGGCATGCAATGGAGAGTACAGATGTCTCAACATCAACCAAGATAGATGAGGTTTTGTATTCTGAGACGGTGGGGAATTTTAGCATCACTGTCACAAGAGATTCTTCAGATGCAAGCTGCAAGTTGGACACTAAGATAGATGGAAGCCGAGCCACAGGAATGCGCTCTAAGCATCTTGCAGAGAGGAACCTTTTGAAAGGAATAACTGCAGATGAAAACACAGCTGCACAT GATGTCGACAGTTTGGGCGTTGTCAATCTTAGATACTGTGGGTATGTTGCTATAGCAAAGGTTAACAATATCGAGAAAACCAATGCGAATTCGTCTATTAAGCCTGTTGATATCACAGATCAACCTGAAGGGGGTGCCCATGCATTGAACATTAACAG TTTGAGGGTGCTCCTAAATGAAGCCAATTCAAccggagaaaaaaaaatatcaacacaAAGTCATAGGCAGGAAGAACTAACTGCAGCACGAAATTTTGCTGAGAATTTGTTGAAAGAAAGTCTTCAAAAGCTTGAGGAAGAGGAAACTGATAAACAATCATTTATGAGATGGGAGCTTGGTGCCTGTTGGGTTCAGCATTTGCAGGATCAGAAAAATGCTGATAAGGACAAAAAACAAAGTGgcgagaaggaaaagaagaaattggTAGACAAAACTGTGAAAGAGACAAAAATTGAAGGGCTTGGGAAGCCCCTCAAAGCTCTCAAGAACTCAAAAAATGTGGTGGATGCTACTGATAAGGGATCCTCATCGTGGGATAAAAGTGTGTCTGATGGAACAAGCTCTGCGGAAAGCCAGAAAGTCAAGCCATCATCTGTTGAGTTGCCTCAAGGAGACTGCGTCTCCTCTGAGACCGAAAGCTTACTGAAGGATGTATTATCTGATTCAGCCTTTACAAGGTTGAAAGATTCAGAAACAGGACTTCACATGAAG TCACCACCTGAGTTGATTGAGATGGCTCTGAAGTACTACGATGAAGTTGCTCTTCCTAAGCTG GTTGCGGATTTTGGTTCGTTGGAACTATCACCTGTTGATGGTAGGACCTTGACAGATTTCATGCATACTAGAGGCCTACAGATGCGCTCCCTAGGACGAGTT GTCAAACTTTCCGAGAAGCTTTCACATGTACAATCCCTTTGTGTGCATGAAATGATAGTGAGAGCATTCAAGCATATTGTCCGATCTGTGATTGCTGCTATTTCAGACATACGGCAATTAGCATTAACAATAGCTGCAACGCTGAACTTACTTCTTGGTGTTCCTGAATGTGAATTGTCTGGAAGTTCTCCTGCTATGCATCCCTTAGTGTGGAGATGGCTTGTGGCTTTCTTGAAAAAGCGGTACCAATTTGAGCTCACGGAACAACATTATGATGATCTGAGGAAATACGCTGTCCTGAGAGGACTATGCCATAAG GTGGGCATCGAATTGGCACCCCGAGATTTCGCCATGGATTCGGCTTTCCCATTTTACAAGCAGGACATTATTAGCCTGGTGCCAGTACATAAG CAAGTCGCCTGCTCATCTGCAGATGGAAGGCAGCTCCTAGAATCCTCTAAAACGGCTCTTGACAAGGGAAAACTTGAAGATGCTGTTAATTATGGGACCAAG GCTCTTGCTAAGCTCATAATGGTGTGTGGTCCCTATCACCGAATGACAGCTGGAGCTTATAGCCTTCTAGCTGTTGTTTTGTACCACACTGGTGATTTTAATCAG GCTACTATATATCAGCAAAAGGCCCTAGACATCAATGAGAGGGAACTTGGGCTTGATCACCCTGATACGATGAAGAGTTATGGAGACCTTGCTGTTTTCTACTATCGTTTACAACATACAGAATTGGCTTTGAA GTATGTCAAGCGTGCGTTATATCTTCTACATCTTACATGCGGGCCATCTCATCCAAATACAGCTGCTACATATATTAATGTTGCCATGATGGAAGAAGGCTTGGGCAATGTGCATGTAGCTCTCAGGTACCTGCACAAAGCTTTGAAATGCAACCAGAGATTACTTGGTCCTGATCATATCCAG ACTGCTGCAAGCTACCATGCTATAGCCATCGCTCTCTCCTTGATGGAAGCTTATTCCTTGAGTGTCCAGCATGAGCAGACAACTTTGCAAATCCTTCGTGCCAAGCTTGGACCAGATGATCTTCGGACTCAG GATGCTGCTGCATGGCTTGAATACTTTGAATCAAAAGTAATTGAGCAGCAAGAAGCTGCCCGCAATGGAACTCGGAAACCTGATGCATCAATAGCCAGTAAAGGGCACCTAAG TGTATCTGATCTTCTTGATTACATAAATCCGAACCAAGAGAACAAAGGAAGAGATTCTGAATCAGGCAAAAGGAGGTACTCAAGCATAAAG GTGTTATCACATTCGAGCGAGAATTCGAATGTAGCAAGTCCTGATGTATCTCCAAGAGATTCTACGATTGCAATTATGGATGAGGAAAAGCATATGAAAGATGCGCTGCTGGATGATGGTGCTAATGTCATGGATATTCCTGAAACTGAGGTTAAAGAGAGTCCTATATCCATAGAGGTTTCACCACCTTCTGAACAGCTGGTAGAGAGAGGTAAGGTGAACATGAATTCACCTGAGGAGGTTTTTGAAGACAAAATAGTAGAACAGGATGATGGTTGGCAGCCTGTTCAAAGACCTAAATCAGCTGGAGTTTCAGGAAAGCAGATAAAGTATTATCGTCCCGCCATCAGAAAGGTGTATGACCCTGAGAATCATACTCCAACAGATGCTTTCCAATATAAGGCAAGGAATTCCTATTCAAATAACCGCTACTACTTCTTAAAGAAGAGAACTGTTGTACCTGCAGCATACACAGATCCGCAGCAGCATATGAAAGTTCAGACATCAAGTGCGAGGTTTGGTCGTAAGATATACAAGGCTGTGACCTACCGGATAAAGCCAGGAACTGCATCCACAGAAGCACAAGATACTTCTAGGAGCACAGAGCACATTAGCGGCAAAGACGAATTCAAGATAGCATATTCACAAGTACAGAAGGATTCAGTAGATCAGAAAGCATGTGAGCCACATGGAACTCTGGTTACAAGTACTGGAAATCCACCATCATACAAAGATGTTGCATTGGCACGTCCAGGTACAATAGCCAAGACTCAGATACAAAAACCTAGGGATGATGTACTCCAACCATCACTGGGTCAAATTATCGCACAAGAAATGAAGGATTCCTTAGTAGATGCAGTTCAAGTGGAACAGAGATCTGTGTCTGCAAAGACCAGTAAGtcaaaagaagaaaccaaTATACCAGAGGAAATGCAGCATTcagaacaaagaaaagagTCACAGATGGAACATGAGATTGACAATACTTGCAAAGATACTTTACCAGATAAATTAATATCAAATATGGAGAAAACATCTAGCACTGACCCTGCAGATAGTGAAACGGAAATGGCCGTGCTCAGTAACAAGGGACAAGAACCAACAAGTTGTGGCAATGGTGGTGCAGCCACTGAGGTCCCAGATTTCACTGTACCTAACAGTGTGAAGTCTGACATAGAATTTCTTGAAGAAGCTCTACCCACTAGTATTGAACCCATTACAGTTTCAGCCCCTACGACAAGTATGCAGGAAGGCCATGGAGATGTTGGAAGTGAGAAGTCAAAGCCTGACTTGGTGTTAAGTAATATCGATTTGAGAGAGGTCTCTAATAAGAAGCTTTCAGCTGCTGCACCTCCATTTAATCCGTCTCCTCCAGCTATTCTTAGCCCACTTGCTGTAAGTGTGGGTCTCCCACCACCAGGTGCCATGCCAGGTGTTGGGCCTTGGCCAATGAACGTGTCCATGCATCCTGGACATTCAAATATGGTGCCAAATGGTCCTCCGTTGTGCACATCCCCTCATCATTTATACCCTCCTGCTCCTCGGTCTCCTAATCTCTTGCATCCTGTTCCATTTCTTTATCCACCATATAGTCAACCACAGATGGTTCCAAGCAGCACATTTCCCATGAACACTACTATTTTTCGCCCTAACCATTATGGGTGGCAACCATATATGAGCCCagctgcttctgagtttgtgcCAGGAACAGCATGGTCAAGCAGCCATCCAGTCACTTACACCCCCAGCACACATGTTGCTGACACTATTTCTCAGTCTCTAGCAGATACACATGTTCTATCTGATGCAGCTGTTGTTAGTATAGGACCTTCTCTGGACAGCAAAATGGTTCCAGTAAAGGAGGAAACAGAAGTTCCTGTGGTGTTAGGGACCGGCAATTTGATGGGCAACAAAAATCTGGGAGAGGAACAGTTAAAGGGTGCAGTTAAAACTGAACTTAATTCTGACATGCCTGGAGACACACCAGATATTGGTGGAGCAAATCGCACAATTAACATGAAGAATGAAGATGAAGGTAGTTTAAGGATATATGTAAAGGGGAAAAGCAGGCGAAAACAAACTCTCAGGATCCCTATAAGTTTGCTTAACAAGACATATAGCTCACGTTCTTTCAAGCTTGACTACAACAGAGTAGTCAGAGAGAACGACACCTTCAGGCCATCAAGTATCTCCTTTGCTGAAGTGGTTTCTTCTGGCAACTAG